Proteins from a genomic interval of Nitrospirae bacterium YQR-1:
- a CDS encoding U32 family peptidase has product MECFVHGSICISYSGRC; this is encoded by the coding sequence CTGGAGTGTTTTGTACATGGCTCCATATGTATATCCTACTCCGGAAGATGTTAA